One region of Gammaproteobacteria bacterium genomic DNA includes:
- a CDS encoding alpha-D-glucose phosphate-specific phosphoglucomutase, with protein MRSVKIVNTTPFSDQKPGTSGLRKKVTRFQSEHYLENFVQSIFDSLEDFSGETLVVGGDGRYYNDVAVHTILKMAAANGFGRVLVGQSGLFSTPAASCIIRKYAAFGGIILSASHNPGGPDGDFGIKYNIGNGGPAPEKYTEAMFLRSKEIDQYKIIDAENIDLDTQGVYTLGGMKVEVIDPVTDYAELMETLFDFPKLKAMFRSGQFKMCFDAMHAITGPYAKQILEQQLGAPEGTVINGVPLPDFGGGHPDPNLAYATELVETMNSVRAPDFGAASDGDGDRNMVLGRRFFVTPSDSLAIMAANAHLIKGYKKGITGIARSMPTSAAADRVAERLGINRFETPTGWKFFGNLLDANQCTLCGEESFGTGSDHVREKDGLWAVLFWMNIIAERHQSIEDIVIDHWKEYGRNIYSRHDYDAIDATLANNIIDDLRSRFISLMGHGFGAYCIEKADDFSYTDPIDNSISKNQGIRILFTDGSRIIFRLSGTGTEGATVRIYLEKFEPNQALQSVDTQEALADLIDIAEMLTGLKEKSGRSGPTVIT; from the coding sequence ATGCGTTCTGTCAAAATTGTTAACACCACACCGTTCAGTGATCAAAAACCAGGAACCTCGGGGCTCAGAAAAAAGGTCACGCGCTTTCAAAGTGAGCACTACCTGGAGAATTTTGTTCAATCCATTTTTGATAGTCTGGAAGACTTTTCCGGCGAGACCTTAGTGGTGGGTGGTGATGGCCGTTACTACAACGATGTCGCCGTGCACACTATTTTGAAGATGGCGGCAGCCAATGGCTTTGGCCGTGTATTAGTTGGCCAAAGTGGGCTGTTCTCTACCCCTGCCGCCTCATGTATCATTCGCAAATACGCTGCCTTCGGCGGCATTATCCTCTCCGCCAGCCACAACCCGGGCGGCCCTGATGGCGATTTTGGCATCAAATACAATATCGGCAATGGTGGCCCGGCACCTGAAAAGTACACTGAGGCGATGTTTCTCCGCAGCAAAGAGATTGATCAATACAAAATAATCGATGCTGAAAATATCGACTTGGATACTCAGGGTGTTTATACCCTTGGCGGGATGAAAGTCGAGGTGATCGACCCCGTCACCGACTATGCCGAGCTGATGGAGACGCTGTTCGATTTCCCTAAGCTCAAAGCGATGTTCCGCTCTGGCCAGTTCAAAATGTGCTTTGATGCCATGCACGCCATCACCGGCCCCTACGCAAAACAGATATTAGAGCAACAACTGGGTGCGCCCGAAGGGACGGTCATCAACGGTGTACCATTACCCGACTTTGGTGGTGGCCATCCAGACCCCAACCTTGCTTATGCAACAGAGCTGGTCGAGACCATGAATTCGGTGCGCGCACCTGATTTTGGTGCCGCCTCCGATGGTGACGGTGATCGCAATATGGTGCTGGGCAGACGTTTTTTTGTCACCCCCAGTGACAGCCTGGCCATCATGGCCGCCAACGCTCACCTTATAAAAGGTTACAAAAAAGGGATCACCGGCATCGCTCGCTCCATGCCCACCAGCGCCGCCGCTGACCGCGTTGCTGAGCGGCTTGGTATTAACCGCTTCGAAACACCCACTGGCTGGAAGTTTTTTGGCAACCTGCTGGATGCAAACCAGTGCACCCTGTGCGGTGAAGAGAGCTTTGGCACCGGATCAGACCATGTGCGCGAAAAAGATGGCCTATGGGCAGTACTGTTTTGGATGAACATTATCGCCGAACGCCATCAATCGATAGAAGATATTGTGATCGACCACTGGAAAGAGTATGGCCGCAATATCTACTCACGCCATGACTACGATGCCATCGATGCAACCCTTGCCAACAATATTATCGATGACCTGCGCAGCCGCTTCATCTCATTAATGGGTCATGGTTTTGGCGCTTATTGCATCGAAAAGGCCGATGACTTTAGCTACACCGATCCTATCGATAACAGCATCAGCAAAAACCAGGGGATACGCATTCTCTTTACCGATGGTTCACGCATTATATTCCGCCTCTCTGGCACCGGCACCGAAGGGGCCACTGTGCGAATTTACCTAGAGAAGTTTGAGCCAAACCAGGCACTGCAAAGTGTTGATACTCAAGAGGCGCTGGCAGACCTGATCGATATTGCCGAAATGCTAACCGGGTTGAAGGAGAAGAGTGGCCGCAGTGGACCAACCGTCATCACCTAA
- a CDS encoding DUF4124 domain-containing protein, with product MTKRVERPLYTLGVAFLSLFLLSHSLVAAPTLYRWQDDEGQFHFSDKPPKHKPSSLKVLETNGRSLNSMPSIKPNQPPALPRTTVKTKSTSNRQDKPNNSRRCQSYQRQLDKLRSRMRTGYSATQAPKLLQRERDLNEAIYQQCKKSL from the coding sequence GTGACCAAGCGAGTAGAGCGACCACTTTACACTCTCGGGGTCGCATTTTTGTCTCTATTTTTGCTCTCTCATTCACTCGTTGCCGCCCCGACGCTCTACCGCTGGCAAGATGATGAGGGGCAATTTCACTTCTCCGACAAGCCGCCCAAACACAAGCCCAGCTCCCTGAAGGTGTTAGAGACTAATGGCCGCTCACTCAACTCAATGCCGTCAATTAAGCCGAATCAACCCCCCGCACTTCCCCGTACAACCGTAAAAACAAAATCAACGAGCAATCGACAGGACAAACCCAACAACAGCCGACGTTGCCAAAGTTATCAACGCCAGCTCGACAAGCTCCGCTCCAGAATGCGCACCGGCTACTCGGCAACACAAGCACCCAAGCTATTGCAGCGAGAGCGTGACTTGAATGAAGCGATCTACCAGCAGTGCAAAAAAAGCCTGTAG
- the nfo gene encoding deoxyribonuclease IV, with translation MKRIGAHVSASGGVENAPLNAQKIGAKAFALFTKNQRQWKAKPLTEKSINAFKANLLTAGIAPQHVLPHDSYLINLGHPEQEGLDKSRAAFIDEIQRCEQLGLPLLNFHPGSHLKKISEEKSLDRIAESINMALEQTSGVTAVIENTAGQGTNLGHRFEHLAHIIDKVNDQSRVGVCLDTCHTFTAGYDLRSAEACDKTFSEFESIVGFQYLRGMHLNDSKPDLGSRVDRHESLGLGKIGMPCFDYIMNDPRFDEIPMILETIDDTLWAEEIEILYDLID, from the coding sequence ATGAAACGAATTGGTGCTCACGTCAGTGCATCCGGCGGTGTTGAAAACGCCCCACTAAACGCCCAAAAAATCGGTGCAAAAGCATTTGCGCTATTCACCAAAAACCAGCGTCAGTGGAAGGCAAAGCCACTCACCGAAAAGAGTATTAACGCTTTTAAAGCCAACTTACTGACGGCGGGCATCGCCCCACAACACGTTCTCCCCCACGATAGCTATCTGATTAATCTGGGCCACCCAGAGCAAGAGGGGCTGGATAAATCCCGTGCTGCTTTTATCGATGAAATACAGCGCTGTGAACAACTCGGCTTGCCACTACTTAACTTTCACCCCGGCTCGCACCTGAAAAAAATCAGTGAAGAGAAGAGCCTTGATCGCATTGCCGAATCGATCAACATGGCGCTAGAGCAAACAAGCGGTGTCACCGCAGTGATTGAAAACACCGCAGGCCAGGGAACTAACCTGGGGCACCGCTTTGAACATCTGGCACACATCATCGACAAAGTGAACGACCAGAGCCGGGTGGGCGTTTGTCTGGACACCTGTCACACCTTCACCGCCGGTTACGATCTGCGCAGTGCAGAGGCGTGTGATAAAACCTTCTCCGAATTTGAGAGCATTGTCGGCTTCCAATACCTGCGGGGCATGCACCTCAATGACTCCAAACCCGACCTCGGCTCACGGGTTGACCGCCATGAAAGCTTAGGGCTGGGCAAGATCGGTATGCCCTGTTTCGACTACATCATGAACGACCCGCGCTTTGATGAAATCCCTATGATATTGGAAACCATTGACGACACACTCTGGGCTGAAGAGATTGAAATTCTTTATGATCTGATCGATTAA
- the dnaX gene encoding DNA polymerase III subunit gamma/tau yields the protein MSYQVLARKWRPRNFKEMVGQTHVLRALINALDNNRLHHAFLFTGTRGVGKTTISRILAKSLNCDQGVSSTPCGTCGSCREIDEGRFVDLIEVDAASRTKVEDTRELLENVQYAPTRGRYKVYLIDEVHMLSTHSFNALLKTLEEPPPHVKFLLATTDPKKLPVTILSRCLQFSLRRISVELISNHLKHLLEQEQIPFQVEALKLIAHGADGSMRDALSLLEQAIAFGGGEVKESETRSMLGTIDRHYIFNLLQSLAQQDGTAVMAAVEELSAQAPDYQAVCAELLTALQRIAMAQMVPDALSDEDAHQVLALLATQMTPETVQLYYQIALHMRRDLPLAPDPRGGLEMGLLRMLAFNPATTLPGTPPPNTPSGREPPTLTPPNREKDSPAQEALASVKKPLDPTDQASRKEATAAHNSAAKTEAAVANSAHASAMAAVRNTLTSKPPAGQRVGRTRAGLAKTPPPVNTEQAPIITAKSAEAPQPEATSAATETPHPANWDKVVAQLKIGGLTRQLAMHCTLASHKNNLIELCLIQSHEQFINREREDQLQQALSSHFNREIKLQISIGESETENPMQIQQRRLAQKQQAAEQSIQNDPAIHAMQQRFSAEIIADSIRPTGS from the coding sequence ATGAGTTATCAGGTTCTAGCGCGAAAATGGCGTCCTCGTAATTTCAAGGAGATGGTAGGGCAAACGCATGTTTTACGCGCCCTCATTAACGCCCTCGACAACAATCGTCTACACCACGCTTTCCTGTTCACCGGTACCCGTGGGGTAGGAAAAACCACCATTTCACGCATTTTAGCCAAATCTCTCAACTGTGACCAAGGTGTCAGCTCAACACCTTGTGGTACTTGTGGAAGTTGTAGAGAGATTGATGAGGGGCGTTTTGTCGATTTGATCGAAGTAGATGCGGCCTCTCGTACTAAAGTGGAAGATACCCGCGAACTACTTGAAAATGTGCAGTACGCACCTACACGGGGGCGCTACAAGGTCTACCTGATTGATGAGGTGCACATGCTCTCTACCCACAGTTTTAATGCGCTGCTTAAAACCCTGGAAGAGCCACCCCCCCACGTAAAATTTCTGCTAGCCACCACAGATCCAAAAAAACTGCCCGTGACTATTTTGTCGCGCTGTCTTCAATTCAGCTTGCGCCGGATATCGGTTGAACTTATCAGCAACCACCTCAAGCACCTACTCGAACAAGAGCAGATACCCTTTCAAGTTGAAGCCCTAAAACTGATTGCACACGGGGCAGATGGCAGCATGCGTGATGCGCTTAGCTTGCTGGAGCAAGCCATCGCCTTTGGTGGCGGTGAAGTAAAAGAGAGCGAAACCCGCAGTATGCTGGGCACTATCGACCGCCACTATATATTTAATTTACTACAGAGCCTCGCTCAACAAGATGGCACAGCGGTCATGGCAGCTGTTGAAGAGCTCTCGGCCCAAGCACCCGACTACCAAGCCGTTTGTGCTGAGTTGCTCACCGCATTACAACGTATTGCCATGGCACAAATGGTGCCCGATGCGCTAAGCGATGAAGATGCACACCAAGTGTTGGCCCTGCTGGCCACACAGATGACACCTGAAACGGTTCAGCTCTATTACCAAATTGCACTGCATATGCGCCGCGACTTACCGTTAGCACCCGACCCTCGCGGCGGCTTGGAGATGGGGCTGCTGCGTATGTTAGCATTCAACCCAGCAACCACACTGCCTGGCACCCCCCCCCCCAACACGCCGAGTGGCCGTGAACCACCCACCTTAACCCCTCCAAATAGAGAGAAAGATAGCCCGGCGCAGGAGGCGCTTGCCAGCGTAAAAAAGCCGTTAGACCCTACGGATCAAGCCAGCCGTAAAGAAGCCACAGCCGCGCACAACTCAGCAGCAAAAACAGAAGCTGCCGTAGCCAATAGCGCCCATGCATCGGCCATGGCCGCCGTGCGAAATACACTCACCAGCAAACCACCCGCTGGCCAAAGAGTAGGCCGAACCAGGGCGGGCCTGGCAAAAACACCCCCCCCTGTTAATACCGAACAAGCCCCTATTATCACGGCTAAAAGCGCAGAAGCACCGCAACCCGAAGCAACCTCGGCAGCCACTGAAACCCCGCATCCTGCAAACTGGGACAAAGTGGTCGCACAACTAAAAATTGGCGGATTAACCCGTCAGCTGGCGATGCACTGCACACTGGCCTCACATAAGAACAACCTGATTGAACTCTGCCTTATCCAGAGCCATGAACAGTTCATCAACCGGGAGCGAGAAGACCAGCTACAACAGGCGCTAAGCAGCCACTTTAATCGTGAAATAAAATTACAGATCAGCATTGGTGAGAGTGAAACTGAAAACCCGATGCAGATTCAGCAACGACGACTGGCGCAAAAACAACAAGCAGCAGAACAATCCATTCAAAATGACCCGGCTATACATGCGATGCAACAACGCTTTTCAGCCGAAATCATAGCCGATAGCATCCGACCCACCGGATCCTGA
- a CDS encoding YbaB/EbfC family nucleoid-associated protein gives MSNPMNQLMKQAQQMQANMQKAQEELANMEVNGQAGGGMVSVVMTGRHDVKRVNIDDSLMSDDKEMLEDLLAAAVNDAVRQVEKNSQEKMSGMTSGMGLPAGMKFPF, from the coding sequence ATGAGCAACCCAATGAACCAACTCATGAAGCAGGCACAGCAGATGCAGGCCAACATGCAAAAAGCTCAGGAAGAGCTTGCTAATATGGAGGTCAATGGCCAGGCAGGGGGCGGTATGGTCAGCGTTGTCATGACCGGTCGCCACGATGTTAAGCGCGTCAACATTGACGACTCGCTGATGTCGGATGACAAAGAGATGCTGGAAGATCTGCTAGCTGCTGCGGTTAACGATGCCGTGCGCCAGGTTGAGAAAAACTCCCAAGAGAAAATGTCGGGCATGACCTCGGGCATGGGCTTGCCCGCTGGCATGAAGTTTCCTTTTTAA